The proteins below come from a single Papaver somniferum cultivar HN1 chromosome 11, ASM357369v1, whole genome shotgun sequence genomic window:
- the LOC113325365 gene encoding F-box protein CPR1-like produces the protein MGLTTLENRLARVRLPEAYKLYIMKNPGDVGLFLTLTTQRNNDSLLFRCFEDISMYSISYDSLSNEPDAPVVVELDFPYKASSELLGSCNGLVYGWNHHKEFFFLLNPATKGYKRLPETPDTYNYYRELHGFGYDHKTDDYKLVTINKNVEGNNLVQVCSLKSKSWKSFQSSEYEFHSDERSGVLLMELFIGPRGNV, from the coding sequence ATGGGCCTAACTACCCTCGAAAATCGGCTTGCAAGGGTAAGGTTGCCTGAGGCTTATAAGCTTTACATTATGAAGAATCCgggcgatgtgggactatttctAACACTTACTACACAAAGAAACAACGACAGTCTACTGTTTAGATGTTTTGAGGACATTAGTATGTATTCCATAAGTTATGATTCATTATCGAATGAACCTGATGCTCCTGTTGTTGTTGAATTGGATTTCCCCTATAAAGCTTCTTCTGAATTGCTAGGCTCATGTAATGGCTTGGTATATGGCTGGAACCATCATAAGGAATTCTTTTTTCTGTTGAACCCAGCCACCAAGGGATACAAGAGATTACCCGAAACACCAGATACATATAATTATTACCGTGAATTACATGGTTTTGGTTATGATCACAAGACCGACGATTACAAGTTGGTAACGATTAATAAAAATGTAGAGGGTAATAATTTGGTCCAAGTCTGTTCTTTAAAATCAAAGTCATGGAAAAGCTTTCAATCCAGCGAGTATGAGTTTCATTCTGATGAAAGATCCGGGGTGCTTttaatggagctcttcattggccCGCGGGGGAATGTATAG